TACTGTAAAAAGGAGAAATAAAGACGTACTAGCTCTTCTGCTCTGGTAGTGTTTATAAGATCTCTAAGGATGCTTATAAAAGGTGTAGCTCCAATCCCAAGCCCCACCAGCAGTAAGACGTCGTAATTTCGATAGTCTTGTGCTGGTGCCCCATAAGGACCATCAACAAACAATCTGGGTTGGCTGCATTTGATTTTCTGTTTTAATACTTCTAGAGACGCAGAACTAAAAAAAATGTTGGTAAAGTTACTTGAATAATACCATCTCTGATGTGAAACACCAAGCTGACCAAAGTGAGCTCTACCAATCACAGCTGATGGATCATTGCCTTCAGTAACAACCCGTTTCAGTTCTTGTGTCCAGTCCCCAACTGTTCTGATATGAACACTTAAATAGTCGTCTCCTGGGGCTGAGGTAATTGAAAATGGGTGCCTGCAAACAAAAAAATGTTGATGGTTAGATTTGTGTGGTTTTAGAGACTCAAAAAGGACAATGAGTCTCTCTTCTGATGAGACTTACCATTCAAATTGAGAGATTGTTGGGCATTGTAGAAATATATACTGTCCACTTTTGTACTTGAATCCTGCTGGCTTGGACGTAATTAAGTTAAAAACATGCCCTGGTAGCACCGAGACCTGTACACAGACATCTTCTATGTTGTTAATATCACTGCTAGGCGTTCTGAACATCTTAATTGAAGAAATATAGTTGAACTTCACCTTCAATATTTTCACCGAATAATGCTCTGATCTACACGTTCGCAGACTCCGCTCAGCTATATACAATACCAATGGAACAGAGATGTACATCCACGTCTGGATAATTAACGAGGGATCAACTTCCCGTTCGTCTTCCGTTAATGTAAATAAAGTTGAAATGGAGAAAATTTCTTACCGATTTCTGATACCATTCGTGGGCTAAATACAAGTATTGTCCGTGGACTAGGAGCAAAACGTAGACGAAAGCGAACAAGTGATGAGAGTACCAGAACGCATTGAAACCTGTCAACTTGTTGAAAGGCGCCGGCAGCTTCACCACGTTTCTACGGAATCGACGAGCGGCAAGCGTGAATGCAATGACCATGAACACCACCATTAGGATTCCAGTCACACCCTCTGGACCTGTCAAAAGGTCTTTGTACGTCGGCTGTACGCCATCAAAATCGGAGGATATGAGGGCAAATCTTTCCGGCGATGAGTTTACCAGCCTTGGAAAGTCGCACGCCAAGTGGTTCCCGGCATGAACAAAGATTCCAACGGCTATACCACACGCAATTAACTGCATGAAAAAGGTTTAATATTACCTTTCTGGGCAGCTTGTGAGAGTATTACAGAGCAGCTTCCAAAGTTTGCAAATTTTTTCCTACTTCAATAATTCAGCTCAAACATATACAAAATGATAACTTACCGTTGGCATGAGACAGAAAATATTGTTGGTACACAAAATCGAAACTTTTAATACCTTAATACGTTATTTCCAGTCATATAAGATGATCCTTTGTTCCTAAAAGAGAAGTGATATACTATTCAAGACTATTAACATGTTATCATGGGCCGTGTAAAATTTAAGTTTAGATTAGTCATGTTTATAGACTTGAAAACTTTTTCTTACCTTGTGGAAGTTGATGTTGTCGTCGAAGGGGACAAAGGTCCTAGCTCTAGTCGAGCGAAGCCAAGTCAATGTGTTACGGCATACGGGTAGGAGAACGAGGGCCATGTTGAGCTTAAGTGTCTCAGCAGCGCCTTTGGCGATAGGCAAGCAATGGCCCATTACCTGAAACGCCGCCATATGGCTGTATTGGTAGAATTTCCATGAAAATAGGCAAGTCATTACGGCGAACCAAAACAGAACTATCCACCCTCTTTGCCAATTTTTCAGCACAAGATACTGAAGTCCCCAATTGATCCGCCGTACCAGGTTCTTGGGCCTAAATGTTGAGCCCAAGTTCTGGCTCCAGCCCACACTCGCTATGCTCAGTGACCTGCTGTAGTTCATGTAAGTGTCCCTTTGCAATAGCAGTTCTTCCAGCTGCCATAACTGAAACAAAGAACAATATAAGCCTAGTTGTTCAATAGCTTGTGACAGTATTTGAGGCTGAGGGCTCaccctttagtcctttagcacaCCTCGTATTCATAAAAGGTTTTACATTTTTATTTGTATATGTGTTGTGCTATATACCAATACCATGTTTCAAAACACACTTCTAAAAGAGCGTGGTGTGGGGTGGTGTCTTATGATTACCTCAATATATCCAAGGTTTTCAGGGTCAAGTTCTTCCATTATTAGCGAAGCGTATTCTTCAGCTCGTTCTTTTAGCTGGCTAAGCTTGTTTGCGGAAGCACTTAGCATTATGAGCTGAGATTTCGAAAGAGACAAATGAAAAACAAACCTTAATTAGATCTTGTTGACTAACATATAATTTGAAACCGATTTTACTTTGTTTTCCAAAAAAAGAAAAGCCTGATCTTGTTTTATAAGATCCCTtataacttttaaaaaaattgataaaaattatTACTGTTTCTACCTTAAATCTCAGTGTTTTACATCTCAAAATATAAAATGGGAAGCAACATTAATACACGTTTATTTAATTTACTTGTaaagagattgaaagaacaaatgaaaaaaaaaaaaatagaaagacagATGTCATATACAGCTAATAAGACATAATAATTTTTGTtctgtttaaaaaaaatgattagcAAAGCGCATAATAGTTTGGTGAGAAATGTGACTTGTATTTGTTTAGGAAAAATAAGGCGGCATTTGATATCCGAATTAAAAATACTCTTACCTCCTGCACTTCCTTTCTTGTGATTCGTCCATCTTCGTTGCTATCCGCCCTAGATTATATATGCAGTAATTAAATGAATGATTCTTTTAACAATTAAACCATTATCATGCTGCTTTTTTTATCATAATATTAAATAGAACATagcatctttaaaaaaaaaaaaactaattaaaaaaaccCGGAAAAGAAAATAAtgcaatatttttttttgaatgaaaaataaacataattgTACGGATTGAGGCTCCAGTGTGGATCACCGTCAATTTGTTAGAGGCAAAAagatcaaaaaaagaaaaagcaaACAGATCCAACGGCTGGGAAAGAAAGACTGACATTTCAAAGAAAATTTGAAGTCGCGCGTCAAAGCTCTGGTCCGAAATCTGTAACCAGAAATCGTGAAGCTCTTCCTTGTTTATCTTATCAATCTTCTGTCGTTTTCTTCTCACCAATGTATCAAATATTCCTACTGCAAACTCCTTCGAGTCCAGCATTCCTTCAATTTACACAGAATAACACATTAATGTTGATTatatatatgcatgcttatgttatcatatacataaatataattatattatattcttGCCTCATGAAATTTAATTTTCTCAGTAACCAAACAGAATTTAAACTCATGCTCAATTCTGTTTTGTTATCTACCTATGCATTCACCGAAGTCTTCTCTAGAAAGTAATCCGTCCTTGGAGAGCGATTTGAACTTGGACTCAACTCGCCTCCACAACTCATCGGCGTTCTTAGCACCTGTAGTACTCTTGTTAATAAATCTGAGACCGTTCAGAGCTCTTTGAGCAGTCGATCTCGTCCGTTGAAGCTTCGCTTTGATTTTCCGAGCGTCACGAGCTGAAATGGGGGCCACCGCTGCCTGTGCCTGATCCTCCGCGTCCGACGCGGTCGACGACGCCGCCGTCGACCTCAGCCACGGAAATTTCCGGCGAATACTTCTCGACGCGTTCGAGAGACTCCTAACAATTTTACTTCCACCGGCACTGGCCGCAGAGACTGAGACCTCATCAGCGGCGGGAGGCCTGGTCGGGGTCCCAGCTATCGTGGGCGCAACGCTACAAACGACAATGGAATCATCGTCGTTTAACTCTAAGGTGACTTCCACAAGGTCTTGCTGATTGCTTTGACGGAGGTCGTTGAGGAACACCGACAACATTGCTCCGCCGACTTCATAGCTGTCAACTTCTTGATCAAACTCTGGCTCTAAATCGTCCGGGAGGTCAAACCCACGGCTGTAACTCGACAATTTCGAACTACTGCTTCTCCCAAACGAAGGTGATTTCATAATTCTCTTATTTTCACTCTAATTATTccaaacataaatataaatacacacatacatatacaTCGAGTGTATATATCTAGAGAGATTGATAATTGGTCTGGTCGagtgaagaattttttttttctttttctgatatcTTCTTCCCTCTTGTCTAAAATGCTAGGGGAAGCAGAAAACAGAGGCTAGGCTCACACGTTTGAGCTTAAGTGGCcttctgaattttttttatttttatttttgattttttaaaaaaacaagacAAACACTTCTCAACCGATCGCAACACACAATTTCAACGCTTTCTCGCTAAGTCGTGCTTCTCTCTCTTGTTGAGTAGGTGGAGTTTTGCTCATGGAATGAAAAATGCCTCTAATTTTAATATTAAGAGTAcctaatttgaattttaaaatatatatatatgtgaaagtatataaaaagaaatttcataaaaaaatgaataaagaaTATATTTGATAAATATAAATGTGTGGGGTATATATTGAATTCAACTCTCAAACATTTTTGTAAATTGTAAGAAAGGTGTGGAGAGAGTGTTTAATGTATTATTTGATATTAAAAATGACGAGACGATATAAGAAAGAAGAGAAGACTGATCAACTGAGCTTTaaaaggatatatatatatatatatatatatatcatggaGCTGTATAATGCTTCTTTCTCCTCAAACTACGCCATCGATTGCGCCACGTATCTTAAATCTAACGGGAAATTCTATTTTCATATATTTCAACTACAAAATATTATTTCACTATTGAACAGCCTCCCTactcaaaatataattttatatataatagaaaAGATAAgtgaagtttatattaaaaataaaataaaaatattatagtcTCAATAATCAATATCTATTACAGAGAATTCACAATAGGGATACttgtatattattatttatgaaaACAAATATACGGATAAATAAGTAATATAAAAAGAGGGACAACGAATGACATATAATGTTATATGAATAATGATATAAGTATCAAAATTATGcacaaaaatataactttaaataaaatgaCACTGTTTATTAAAATAGTAGGTATACTCCTACATAGAAGTCAAATGGGCAAGGTAAGTATGCGACTCATGGAACTTTAGAGTACCTCATTTCACTTCTCCACTATCGATCGGTgattctctaattctttttatcTCAATAattatatatctattttttttataaaaataaaataaaattcgaATACATAtagaaataattaaatataatgatcACCCTCTCATAGTTACTGTGTGACCTTTTCTCTTTATAAAACGATCTTActattatttaaatttggttcTATATATCATTTATTAAAATTTCTTATTTGTTTTTGTGAAAAAAGTACATGTAATTCAATAATAatacatttattaaaattatgcACAAAAATATTACATCGATgtgatattattttttaaattaatgaatCCCGTTCGAAATAATTGTGATTAGAATATTTTAGTATATATACTATCATTACTTCATATTTATTGTGTATATGCGTCCCATGCACGTAGGCCACAGTAGTGAATTCTTAATATCAATGTGTCAGCTGTAAAATGCTGAGAAGATAAAGTAGAAAAGGTACTGATCTATATTAACCTAATAAAAATTAGGTTAGTTCTTAATATCAATGTGTCAGCTGTGATATTGTTATGAAATAATAAATTTGTTTACGTTTCATTCGAACATGGAAAAGAAAACAATTCACGTTTACGTACTGCTATATGTCGTTTTGTAAATTAAGAGTAAGGAGATTCAATATTATAGTTAAAATTTAGATGATTATTATTCAATTAGAAAGTAGTGCAAGCAATTTAATCAGCACGCTAGCCTTAATTGCATTACAAGTATAAGTAACACCAATTATACTAACAAACAATGTGTCATGTGTCAATAATTATTATTAGTTTGTTATTtaaccaatatatatataattttaacaaATATTCTTGCATGCACTTCCAAATTTAACACGGCAAATCAAACTAcgacatttaaaattaaaaagttTAACTCAGATATACTTGCGGCGAAACTTTTGATAATAAGTAGTTTATTTTGCAACATTTAACTCCTTATGTAAAATATTTGATAACAAAACTCCTTACTGTTAAGAATTTGTTGCAACCTGGCTCGTTACTGATAAGCGATAAGTTTGACTAAAATCATAATAAGAGTCGCATGGCGGATTAGTAAAAAAATAGTTTAatctaataattattataaaaataaataaaaaaattttaaatttaaaaatgaaataatttttttttaaaaattagataaaaaTCAGAATTTTTTTAATGTGGGAAAcaaaattttggaaataaaaattaaaccaaatttttataaatagttttaaaaatagaataaaactttaatttaaaagtaattaaaaataacCCTCAACGTTGAT
This genomic interval from Humulus lupulus chromosome 8, drHumLupu1.1, whole genome shotgun sequence contains the following:
- the LOC133797345 gene encoding respiratory burst oxidase homolog protein E isoform X1, whose translation is MKSPSFGRSSSSKLSSYSRGFDLPDDLEPEFDQEVDSYEVGGAMLSVFLNDLRQSNQQDLVEVTLELNDDDSIVVCSVAPTIAGTPTRPPAADEVSVSAASAGGSKIVRSLSNASRSIRRKFPWLRSTAASSTASDAEDQAQAAVAPISARDARKIKAKLQRTRSTAQRALNGLRFINKSTTGAKNADELWRRVESKFKSLSKDGLLSREDFGECIGMLDSKEFAVGIFDTLVRRKRQKIDKINKEELHDFWLQISDQSFDARLQIFFEMADSNEDGRITRKEVQELIMLSASANKLSQLKERAEEYASLIMEELDPENLGYIELWQLEELLLQRDTYMNYSRSLSIASVGWSQNLGSTFRPKNLVRRINWGLQYLVLKNWQRGWIVLFWFAVMTCLFSWKFYQYSHMAAFQVMGHCLPIAKGAAETLKLNMALVLLPVCRNTLTWLRSTRARTFVPFDDNINFHKLIACGIAVGIFVHAGNHLACDFPRLVNSSPERFALISSDFDGVQPTYKDLLTGPEGVTGILMVVFMVIAFTLAARRFRRNVVKLPAPFNKLTGFNAFWYSHHLFAFVYVLLLVHGQYLYLAHEWYQKSTWMYISVPLVLYIAERSLRTCRSEHYSVKILKVSVLPGHVFNLITSKPAGFKYKSGQYIFLQCPTISQFEWHPFSITSAPGDDYLSVHIRTVGDWTQELKRVVTEGNDPSAVIGRAHFGQLGVSHQRWYYSSNFTNIFFSSASLEVLKQKIKCSQPRLFVDGPYGAPAQDYRNYDVLLLVGLGIGATPFISILRDLINTTRAEELDSNTETSRSDDSQNSFTSSNLTPGGKKKAQRTTNAHFYWVTREPGSFEWFKGVMDDVAEMDHKGQIEMHNYLTSVYEEGDARSTLITMVQALNHAKHGFDILSGTRVRTHFARPNWREVFTKIASKHPYSTVGVFYCGMPVLAKELHQLSHEMTQKTSTRYEFHKEYF
- the LOC133797345 gene encoding respiratory burst oxidase homolog protein E isoform X2; the protein is MKSPSFGRSSSSKLSSYSRGFDLPDDLEPEFDQEVDSYEVGGAMLSVFLNDLRQSNQQDLVEVTLELNDDDSIVVCSVAPTIAGTPTRPPAADEVSVSAASAGGSKIVRSLSNASRSIRRKFPWLRSTAASSTASDAEDQAQAAVAPISARDARKIKAKLQRTRSTAQRALNGLRFINKSTTGAKNADELWRRVESKFKSLSKDGLLSREDFGECIGMLDSKEFAVGIFDTLVRRKRQKIDKINKEELHDFWLQISDQSFDARLQIFFEMADSNEDGRITRKEVQELIMLSASANKLSQLKERAEEYASLIMEELDPENLGYIELWQLEELLLQRDTYMNYSRSLSIASVGWSQNLGSTFRPKNLVRRINWGLQYLVLKNWQRGWIVLFWFAVMTCLFSWKFYQYSHMAAFQVMGHCLPIAKGAAETLKLNMALVLLPVCRNTLTWLRSTRARTFVPFDDNINFHKLIACGIAVGIFVHAGNHLACDFPRLVNSSPERFALISSDFDGVQPTYKDLLTGPEGVTGILMVVFMVIAFTLAARRFRRNVVKLPAPFNKLTGFNAFWYSHHLFAFVYVLLLVHGQYLYLAHEWYQKSTWMYISVPLVLYIAERSLRTCRSEHYSVKILKVSVLPGHVFNLITSKPAGFKYKSGQYIFLQCPTISQFEWHPFSITSAPGDDYLSVHIRTVGDWTQELKRVVTEGNDPSAVIGRAHFGQLGVSHQRCQPRLFVDGPYGAPAQDYRNYDVLLLVGLGIGATPFISILRDLINTTRAEELDSNTETSRSDDSQNSFTSSNLTPGGKKKAQRTTNAHFYWVTREPGSFEWFKGVMDDVAEMDHKGQIEMHNYLTSVYEEGDARSTLITMVQALNHAKHGFDILSGTRVRTHFARPNWREVFTKIASKHPYSTVGVFYCGMPVLAKELHQLSHEMTQKTSTRYEFHKEYF